The following DNA comes from Cedecea neteri.
TGATTCACCTGAAACCGCTGCGCGGCACCGGGCTGTTCGTGTTTTCACCCAGCCTTGTGTTTATTGCGGTAGACAACCTGTTTGGCGGAGATGGCCGCTTCCCAACAAAAGTGGAAGGCCGGGAATTTACCCACACCGAACAGCGCGTGATCAACCGTATGCTGAAACTGGCGCTGGAATCCTACAGCGATGCGTGGAAGGCGATTTATCCGCTGGACGTGGAATACGTTCGTTCGGAGATGCAGGTCAAATTTACCAATATCACCACGTCGCCTAACGACATCGTGGTTAACACCCCGTTCCACGTCGAAATTGGCAACCTGACCGGTGAGTTCAACATCTGTCTGCCGTTCAGCATGATTGAACCGCTGCGCGAGCTGCTGGTGAACCCTCCGCTGGAGAACTCCCGTCAGGAAGATCAAAGCTGGCGCGACACCCTGGTGCGCCAGGTGCAGCATTCCGAGCTGGAATTGGTGGCGAATTTCGCCGATATCCCGCTGCGGTTGTCCCAAATCCTAAAACTGAAACCTGGCGATGTGCTGCCCATCGAAAAGCCAGATCGTATTATCGCGCACGTAGACGGCGTACCGGTTCTGACCAGTCAGTACGGTACGATCAACGGCCAGTATGCCCTGCGCGTAGAACATTTGATCAACCCGATATTGAATTCGCTGAATGAGGAACAGCCCAAATGAGTGATATTAATCAACCGTCCGATGACAATGCAGGCTCAGTGGACGATCTGTGGGCTGATGCGTTAAACGAGCAGAAAAGTTCCGGGAAAAGTACCGCGGATAACGTATTCCGTGCGCTGGAAGGTAATGATATTGCCGGCAACGTGCAGGATATCGACCTGATCATGGACATTCCGGTCAAGCTGACCGTTGAACTGGGCCGTACCCGCATGACCATCAAAGAGCTGCTGCGTCTGACGCAGGGTTCCGTGGTCGCGCTTGACGGGCTGGCCGGTGAGCCGCTGGATATTCTGATCAACGGTTACCTGATTGCTCAGGGTGAAGTGGTGGTTGTCGCCGACAAATACGGCGTGCGTATTACCGACATCATCACTCCATCAGAACGTATGCGTCGCCTGAGCCGCTAAATGACAACCCAGGCCACCGTCACTCAGCCGAGCGTCAACGCCAGCTCACCGCTCGTTCAGGTGAGCGGCGCCCTGGCTGGCATTGTTATTTTTATTCTGGTGGCCGCCTGGCTGGCAAAGCGCTTTGGGTTTCACGGCGCGGGCGTCGGCGTAAAGAAGTCGCTGAACATTAGCGCCAGCGTAAGCGTAGGCCCGCGCGAGCGTGTGGTCGTAGTCGACGTCGAGGATGCCCGCCTGGTCCTCGGTGTCACCGCCAGTCAAATCACGCACCTGCACACGCTGCCTCCGGCGCCGGTCACGGAGACGGTTGAAAAATCGCCTGCCCCTGCCGATTTCCAGAAACTGATGAAGAACCTGCTTAAACGTAACGGGAAAGATTGATGAAACGTTTGCTGACGCTCTCGTTACCGGGCCTATTTTTGCTCCTCCCTGCGGCCGCCTTTGCACAATTACCGGGCCTGATAAGCCAGCCCCTCGCCAACGGCGGGCAGAGCTGGTCCTTGCCGGTGCAGACGCTGGTCTTTATTACCTCTCTGACCTTCCTGCCGGCCATTTTGCTGATGATGACCAGCTTTACGCGCATCATTATCGTTTTTGGCCTGCTGCGTAATGCCCTCGGCACGCCGTCCGCCCCGCCTAACCAGGTGCTGGTTGGCCTGGCGCTGTTTTTGACCTTTTTCATTATGTCGCCGGTGTTCGACAAGATTTATACCGACGCCTACCAGCCCTTTAGCGAAGACAAGATCTCGATGGAAGTGGCGATGGATAAAGGCGCTCAGCCGCTGCGCGAATTTATGCTACGCCAGACACGTGAAGCCGATCTGGCCCTGTTTGCGCGCCTGGCGAATACTCAGCCGCTGCAGGGGCCGGAAGCCGTGCCGATGCGCATCCTGCTGCCGGCCTATGTCACCAGCGAGTTGAAAACCGCATTCCAGATTGGTTTTACCGTATTTATCCCGTTCCTGATTATCGACCTCGTGATCGCCAGCGTCCTGATGGCGCTCGGGATGATGATGGTTCCCCCCGCGACAATTGCCCTGCCCTTTAAGCTGATGCTTTTCGTGCTGGTCGACGGCTGGCAGCTGTTGGTGGGTTCATTGGCGCAAAGTTTTTACAGCTAGCGGAGAAAGAAAATGACGCCAGAATCGGTCATGATGATGGGCACCGAAGCGATGAAGGTGGCCCTTGCCCTTGCGGCCCCGCTGCTGCTGGTTGCGCTAATAAGCGGTCTGGTCATTAGCCTGCTGCAGGCGGCGACGCAGATCAACGAAATGACGCTGTCGTTTATTCCAAAAATTCTGGCCGTGTTTGTGACCATCGTCGTTGCCGGGCCGTGGATGCTTAACCTGCTGCTGGATTACATGCGTTCCCTGCTGACCAATCTGCCGAACACGATTGGATGATCCACGTTGACAGCACCCAGTGGCTTAACTGGCTGAGCCTCTATTTTTGGCCATTGCTGCGCGTGTTGGCGCTGATCATGACCGCCCCCATTCTGAGCGAGCGGTCGATTCCGAAACGGGTCAAGCTCGGGCTGGGGCTGATGATCACTTTCATCATCGCCCCTTCTCTACCGGCAACCGGAGTGACAATCTTTTCCGCCGCCGGTTTCTGGCTGGCAATACAACAAATTCTTATCGGTGTCGCGCTGGGCTTTACGATGCAGTTCGCGTTTGCTGCCGTGCGTACCGCCGGAGAAATTGTGGGCCTGCAGATGGGGCTTTCTTTCGCGACCTTCTTCGATCCCGGCAGCCGCCTCAATATGCCGGTACTGGCCCGTTTTCTTGATATTCTGGCGATGCTGCTGTTTCTGACCTTTAACGGCCATTTATGGCTGATTTCGATGCTGGTCGATACTTTTCATACCCTGCCCATCGGCGGCGACCCGATCAACAGTAACGCCTTTATGGCGCTGACCCGGGCGGGCGGCCTGATTTTTCTCAATGGCCTGATGCTGGCGCTGCCGTTAATCACTTTGTTACTGACGCTTAACATTGCGCTGGGTCTGTTAAACCGCATGGCACCCCAGCTATCGGTATTTGTTATCGGTTTCCCGGTTACCCTGTCTATCGGCATGCTCATTTTCATGGTAATGATGCCGCTTATCGCCCCCTTTACCGAGCATTTATTCGGCGAGATTTTTGATCTGCTCGCGGATATAGTCAGTGAAATCCCCGCAAATTAATATCCATAACTTTTATAATGTCTCTCTGAGGATATTCCTAAAAAAAAATGTTAATAACATCCGCCAAGATATATCTGGCGCGGAATATAAGTTTTTACCTTGCTCACATTACGCAACATTCACTTTACTTTAAGAACATTCCTGGCAAATTATAGGCAACTTTCCGGGATAGTGATTTCGCCTTTTAAATTATTAATAATGGTTACCCATAAATAATTAGAACTGCGGAAAATGCGGCGGATTGGCTTTGCTCTGGGACTGACATTGTCACTCACGGTCAAAACCAGTACAGCTTTCAATCTGCGCTCCTGATTATTACGGGTATAACGCGCTTAGTGAGGGTTTGCTATGTCAACGATTATTATGGACTTATGCAGCTATACCCGGCTGGGGCTTGTCGGCTACTTAGCCAGCCGCGGGGTTAGAAAACGGCATATTGCAGATGTAGAAACGGTAGAACAGCTGGCACAGGCATGCCAGTCGCAGGCACCCAGCGTGGTGTTTATTAACGAAGACTGTTTTATTCATGACCCGGAAAGCAGTCAGCGAATTAAGCAGATCATTAATCAACATCCAGGGACGCTATTTTTAGTCTTTATGGCGATTGCTAATATTCACTTTGATGAATATCTTCTGGTCAGAGAAAATCTGCTGATCAGCTCGAAATCCATCAAGCCGGAATCTTTAGACGATATTTTATCGGAATACTTAGCAAAAAATGCACAATGTATTGGACATATTAATTTGCCGACACTTTCTCTTAGTCGCACAGAGTCCAGCATGCTTAAAATGTGGATGTCAGGACAGGGAACGATTCAAATCTCCGATCAAATGAACATCAAGGCAAAAACTGTTTCGTCGCATAAAGGAAATATAAAACGCAAAATCAAGACCCATAACAAGCAGGTGATATATCATGTAGTTCGTCTCACCGACAACGTCACCAACGGTATTTTTGTTAACCTCCGGTAGCTGACTTACGCTGCACCCTACGCCGCTTTGGCCGCAGTATTTAATCTCTGACGCCCGTCAGAGATTAAATACAAGTTAAACGACGCTCTTTTTCGTAACAAAACCGCAACCTTTGCCAAAAAAAGCAGATAAATCTCACTAGACTTACGCCTTACCATTATTCATGGAGAGATTTGTTGCTATGGTAGCCGTTATTATTCTTGGCATTTTTATTATCAGCGTCTTCTACGCCCACTCCCGCGGCGTCGAAAAACAGAAGTTTTCGCGTCAGCTTTTTGACCACTCGACCTTTATGGCTCCGGTCAATATGTTCATGACGCGTTTCTCGCGTCTACCGCCTGAACAGCCCTATTTCCCGACCAGCGACTTCCCGGAACTGCAAAAGCTGACGGACAACTGGGAAGTCATTCGTGAAGAAGCGCTGCGCCTGCAGGGCCACATCAAAGCGGCAGAAAGCCACAACGATGCCGGATTTAATACGTTCTTCAAGCGGGGCTGGAAGCGTTTTTATCTGAAGTGGTACAGCGACGCGCACCCGTCCGCGCATGAGCTTTGCCCAATCACCACTAAGCTGGTCAGCGAAATTCCGTCCGTTAAGGCGGCGATGTTCGCCGAACTCCCCGCAGGATCATACCTGGGCAAGCACCGTGACCCGTATGCCGGATCTGTGCGTTACCATCTTGGCCTTGCCACGCCCAACGACGATCGCTGTTTTATTGAAGTCGACCGGCAACGCCACAGCTGGCGCGATGGTGAGGCCGTGATTTTTGACGAAACGTATGTGCACTGGGCAGAAAACAAAAGCGAACAGACCCGTATCATTCTGTTCTGCGATATTGAGCGACCGATGAAGTGGCGCTGGGCGCAGGCCATTAATCACTGGGTAGGCACCACGCTGATGTCCGCCGCCAGTTCGCCAAACAGCGACAGCGACCGTACCGGCGGGCTGAATCGCATCTTCAAGTATGTTCACGCGCTTCGTGACAAAGGGCAAAACCTGAAGAAACGAAACCGGAAGGTGTATTACGCGATGAAATATTCGGTGATTACGCTGATTTTTGCGGCGGTGATTGTGCCAAGCGTGGTGTAGAAGGTTGCCCCCTCACCCTAACCCTCTCCCCTCGGGGGAGAGGGGACTATCCAGAGCAAGACTGTTAGATTTTTCCCCTCACCCTAACCCTCTCCCCTTGGGGGAGAGGGGACTATCCAGAGCAAGACTGTTAGATTTTCCCCTCTCCCTCCTGGAGAGGGACAGCCCGGTGTTCATCTGTTAGATTTTCCCCCTCTCCCTTCCAGGGAGAGGGCCGGGGTGAGGGTCAAACCCCAAAAACCTACTCCTCACTCTCCACAAAAATCCCGTCCGGATGGCCTGACTCATTAAAGAACCAAATCCCCAGCGGATAATCCTCCAGCGACACAAGATACATTGTACCTTCGTTAAACGGCTCCACCGCCAGGACTACGCCCGAACGTCGCGGGCCGCCATCGGTCTTCACGGTCACCCGATCATTGATTTTCATGGTTATTTCCTCCAGAGACATTGTTTGCCATTGTAGATCAAAAACCCGTTGAATGCCCTTACTCCGGGCTGGCTGGCACATTATCTGGAACGACTATACTTAAGGGTGGTAGTCAGCGAGGGTAAAGTGATGAAGACCGTGAAAATCAGCGGCAGCGCGGCGCATCAGACAACGGATGTGGATGTTGACGCACTGCTTGCCGCCATCAACGAAATTAGCGAAAGCGATATCCGACACGCCAGCAGCGAGGAACACCCGCAGCGAGTGAGCGTGGATGGGCGAGACTGGCATAGCTATAAGGAACTGGCGGATGCCTTTGAACTGGATATTCGGGATTTTAGCGTGAATGAAATTAACCGCTAAGAAAAGCATCCCGGCCGGGGAGCCGGGATGAAAACTTGCTGAAGCAAGAAGCACTTGAAATTCGTTACATCAGGAAATCTGATGTGTTCACCACATTACCTTAAATTTTATTGAATACAAGGATATATTCTTTTCAAGAATGCCTGCAGCCGTACCTATTGACGCAGCGAATTTGATTCCAATGCCTTGTTAAATCGTTTTTTTAAACCGACGGCCCGCAGCACAAGGCCATTTGAGTGCTGAATAAATTAAGATTTATCCTAAACTGAGCGTTCTGATTTCGCTTGCCGTATTGGGACGAATGAAAAATAAAATCGCCTCTACCTCTCCCACAGTGTGACAAAAACATTACGCTTGCTTGAGCAAATCCCCTCTTCACCAACCGAATAAAACATCAGCAACGCTTATATGATATAGCGGCCACACCAGACCGGAAAAATCAGTCCTGGGTACAAACCTGGTTGCGGCCATTCTGTTTCGCCTTGTACAACCTTCGGTCCGCAATGGACTGTAGATGCTCAAAATCATAATCATGGCGCTCATGGGCGCAGCTAACCCCGAACGAAGCGCTGATTTTTAGGGCCTGTCCGGCCTGTAAAAGTAGCTCTTTGGTATTGATGCGGTGCCGAATCCGCTCGGCGACAGCGGCCGCCTCAGGAAGCTTCGTCCCCGGCAGCAGCACGCAGAACTCTTCCCCACCCACGCGTCCGGCAACATCCTCTTCCCGAAGGGAGGAAGCAAGTAACGCGGCTGCATGAGATAACACCCTGTCGCCAGCGTGATGTCCGTAGCGATCGTTAATCCCTTTGAAGAAATCGAGATCCATCTGAATGACCGAGAACGGTTTATCCTCGCGCTGGCAGTCCTGCGCCATGCCGTGGGCGATATCGAAGAAGGCTCCGCGATTGTAGAGCCGGGTCAGGGT
Coding sequences within:
- the fliM gene encoding flagellar motor switch protein FliM, whose product is MGDSILSQAEIDALLNGDSENNDEPKARAPGESDIRPYDPNTQRRVVRERLQALEIINERFSRQFRMGLFNLLRRSPDITVGAIRIQPYHEFARNLPVPTNLNLIHLKPLRGTGLFVFSPSLVFIAVDNLFGGDGRFPTKVEGREFTHTEQRVINRMLKLALESYSDAWKAIYPLDVEYVRSEMQVKFTNITTSPNDIVVNTPFHVEIGNLTGEFNICLPFSMIEPLRELLVNPPLENSRQEDQSWRDTLVRQVQHSELELVANFADIPLRLSQILKLKPGDVLPIEKPDRIIAHVDGVPVLTSQYGTINGQYALRVEHLINPILNSLNEEQPK
- the fliN gene encoding flagellar motor switch protein FliN, coding for MSDINQPSDDNAGSVDDLWADALNEQKSSGKSTADNVFRALEGNDIAGNVQDIDLIMDIPVKLTVELGRTRMTIKELLRLTQGSVVALDGLAGEPLDILINGYLIAQGEVVVVADKYGVRITDIITPSERMRRLSR
- the fliO gene encoding flagellar biosynthetic protein FliO, producing the protein MTTQATVTQPSVNASSPLVQVSGALAGIVIFILVAAWLAKRFGFHGAGVGVKKSLNISASVSVGPRERVVVVDVEDARLVLGVTASQITHLHTLPPAPVTETVEKSPAPADFQKLMKNLLKRNGKD
- the fliP gene encoding flagellar type III secretion system pore protein FliP (The bacterial flagellar biogenesis protein FliP forms a type III secretion system (T3SS)-type pore required for flagellar assembly.), whose protein sequence is MKRLLTLSLPGLFLLLPAAAFAQLPGLISQPLANGGQSWSLPVQTLVFITSLTFLPAILLMMTSFTRIIIVFGLLRNALGTPSAPPNQVLVGLALFLTFFIMSPVFDKIYTDAYQPFSEDKISMEVAMDKGAQPLREFMLRQTREADLALFARLANTQPLQGPEAVPMRILLPAYVTSELKTAFQIGFTVFIPFLIIDLVIASVLMALGMMMVPPATIALPFKLMLFVLVDGWQLLVGSLAQSFYS
- the fliQ gene encoding flagellar biosynthesis protein FliQ, whose protein sequence is MTPESVMMMGTEAMKVALALAAPLLLVALISGLVISLLQAATQINEMTLSFIPKILAVFVTIVVAGPWMLNLLLDYMRSLLTNLPNTIG
- the fliR gene encoding flagellar biosynthetic protein FliR; amino-acid sequence: MIHVDSTQWLNWLSLYFWPLLRVLALIMTAPILSERSIPKRVKLGLGLMITFIIAPSLPATGVTIFSAAGFWLAIQQILIGVALGFTMQFAFAAVRTAGEIVGLQMGLSFATFFDPGSRLNMPVLARFLDILAMLLFLTFNGHLWLISMLVDTFHTLPIGGDPINSNAFMALTRAGGLIFLNGLMLALPLITLLLTLNIALGLLNRMAPQLSVFVIGFPVTLSIGMLIFMVMMPLIAPFTEHLFGEIFDLLADIVSEIPAN
- the rcsA gene encoding transcriptional regulator RcsA, with the protein product MSTIIMDLCSYTRLGLVGYLASRGVRKRHIADVETVEQLAQACQSQAPSVVFINEDCFIHDPESSQRIKQIINQHPGTLFLVFMAIANIHFDEYLLVRENLLISSKSIKPESLDDILSEYLAKNAQCIGHINLPTLSLSRTESSMLKMWMSGQGTIQISDQMNIKAKTVSSHKGNIKRKIKTHNKQVIYHVVRLTDNVTNGIFVNLR
- the lpxO gene encoding lipid A hydroxylase LpxO, with the translated sequence MVAVIILGIFIISVFYAHSRGVEKQKFSRQLFDHSTFMAPVNMFMTRFSRLPPEQPYFPTSDFPELQKLTDNWEVIREEALRLQGHIKAAESHNDAGFNTFFKRGWKRFYLKWYSDAHPSAHELCPITTKLVSEIPSVKAAMFAELPAGSYLGKHRDPYAGSVRYHLGLATPNDDRCFIEVDRQRHSWRDGEAVIFDETYVHWAENKSEQTRIILFCDIERPMKWRWAQAINHWVGTTLMSAASSPNSDSDRTGGLNRIFKYVHALRDKGQNLKKRNRKVYYAMKYSVITLIFAAVIVPSVV
- the dsrB gene encoding protein DsrB; this translates as MKINDRVTVKTDGGPRRSGVVLAVEPFNEGTMYLVSLEDYPLGIWFFNESGHPDGIFVESEE
- the yodD gene encoding YodD family peroxide/acid resistance protein; amino-acid sequence: MKTVKISGSAAHQTTDVDVDALLAAINEISESDIRHASSEEHPQRVSVDGRDWHSYKELADAFELDIRDFSVNEINR